The Microcystis panniformis FACHB-1757 region AAGAGCTATTCAGTTGTAAAAGCAATATTTAAGCGAAAATTTATGAAAATCGCTATTTTATCGCAAGACGCTTCTCTTTATTCTACCAAGCGACTGAAAGAAGCGGGAGAAGCTCAAGGCCATGAGGTACGAGTGATCAATTATTTGCGCTGTTATATGAACATCACCTCCCATAAACCCACGGTTGTCTATAACGGTAAACCCTTGGAGAGTTTCGACGCGATTATCCCCCGTATTGCCGCCTCAAAAACCTTCTATGGAACCGCAGTCGTCCGACAATTCGAGGTGATGAATGTTTTTACTGCCAACGACTCGCAAGCAATTTCTCGGTCGCGGGATAAATTGCGTTGTCTGCAAATCCTCGCTCGGGAAGGGATAGGTTTACCGGTGACGGGAATTGCTCACGCAACTCAAGATATCGATGGTTTAATCGAAACCGTCGGCGGCACCCCTCTAGTGATTAAATTATTAGAGGGAACCCAAGGTATTGGCGTAGTTTTAGCGGAAACCGACCAAGCAGCCAAGTCAGTTATTGAAGCTTTTCGGCAATTAGAAGCTAATATTCTAGTACAAGAGTATATT contains the following coding sequences:
- the rimK gene encoding 30S ribosomal protein S6--L-glutamate ligase, whose translation is MKIAILSQDASLYSTKRLKEAGEAQGHEVRVINYLRCYMNITSHKPTVVYNGKPLESFDAIIPRIAASKTFYGTAVVRQFEVMNVFTANDSQAISRSRDKLRCLQILAREGIGLPVTGIAHATQDIDGLIETVGGTPLVIKLLEGTQGIGVVLAETDQAAKSVIEAFRQLEANILVQEYIKEASGSDLRCFVIDGKVVASMKRQGAEGDFRSNLHRGGKAEKIKLTPEERSTAIRATKAMGLRVAGVDLLRSNHGPVVIEVNSSPGLEGIEAATGVDVAKKIIDFVAKNATLVLNRDRYQY